CTGTACGCATTCAATACTTCACTTACAGCGCACCCGATGCGATGCTAAGGGGAAATCAGCTCCGAAAAGTTACTTTGCACGAGTACATACACGTGGTTCAAAACGCACAGATTGTGCACCCTCACGAAATACGGTGCTCCGATGAAGAAAACAAATTATGCGAATTTGGATTTGGGCCAGTTTGGCTTGAAGAAGGCTCTGCAGAATATTTTGCGCAATATTATTCCGACAAACGTGGATGGGCCAATTTCGAAAGTACTATGAAGCAAAACCTTGAATCAGCATTAAATGTAAAGCAAAGAGGCTATTCGCTGCGCGATGTAGCAACTCGGAAGGGTCAACGTCAAATTGCGGAATTATGCCGTTGCGGTGGACAGTTGTACTACGATACTGGTACGTGGGCAACTGCCTGGCTTGTGAATCGCTCTGGAGAAGATGCATTCTTTGTAGAGCACTTCCCAAACGTGGCATACGTTGGTTTTGAAAAGGCGTTCAAAAATGCCTTTGGACTCACTTTGGATGAATTTTATTCAGAATTTGACACTTTCTTAGATAAGCCAAAATCAGAGCAATTGAAAATTTTAAAATTAAATTAAGGTCTCGCGTACGATTCTATGCAGCTCTTATTCAAAGCTCGCATGTAGTATGCTCCCAAGGAATAAGAGGTGAATCATGATTGTGTCACGCAGAACATTTCAGGCAAAAGTCGGCAGAGGCGGAGCTGTGATAGAAAACCTTAAGAAAACACAAGCAATTGTTAGTGCTTCGGGTTTGCAGTCGGGTCGAATCCTAACGGACTATCTAAGTGGGGCTACCGATCGAATTGCATGGGAATTGGAAGTTGAGGATTTATCTGCATTGGAAGCTTTGATGAATGGGTATGGGGAAATGGGCGAGCAGATTGGTCCCATTATCGAAGAGCTCTACTCGCTTATTGATGGAGCTGTAGTCGAGCACTGGCACATCGAAGAGTAGCTAACCTAAGCCCTTTTCCATAATTGCTCTTTCCCTTGAGTACGCACAATTCTCACATGCGACGTTAGAGTCGGGCATTGTGTCAGAATTTAACGTTTCCAGCATCTCGTAAATCTTGGGCTCAATCCAACTAGAGTCCCAATGGTATGGCACCAGTGTCTCTTCGAAAGTCATCTTGCCTCCAAATCCAGAGGCTAATCGGTCAGCATTGCATACGTAGAAATAGGCAATAGGAGCTACATCAAAACCCATTTTAGTCAGTAAGAAAGCATAGAAATCCATCTGGACTTTGTATCCTTGGTGGTACGTACCATTCAGGTAATCCTCTGTGTTAACGGGATAGCTGCTTGCCTGGGATTTATAGTCAACTACTATAAGTTGTTCAGAAATAATGTCCTGCCAGATATCATCAATTCCTCCGGATAAAGTGATATTGGTGTCGGGGATTTCGTATTTCAATCCATGATGTAGTGAGTTACGCCAATTGTCCATCTCGCTGTGAGCGAAAGGTACAATGTTTTTTAAGCCAGCCTTTTCGAATGACCTATGAGCGATCTGCGCTTCCCTGCATTCATCAAATTCTCTTTTCAACAAAATGTCTGTAGTCTCATTCAATGTCCAGCCAGGAGTACCGGGTGAGGCCAATCCTTTTACTCTATCTAGGTAAAAGCATCTAGGGCATGTTAGAAAATCGCTAAATTTTGACCTGCTTATATTGAAAGGTTTTGAATCCGAAGGGTCGTATATAGAAGAAGAGCGCGTACGAATCCCTGGTGCAGGTACTAATTCACCCTTGCTGTTTCTCTTTAAATTAAGCATATTTCCCTCGCCTGATCAATTGTTCCAAATCGTAAAATCTGTGACATAAGTTACTTCTCCCTGCACGCTATTATCCGTGTATAACCCATGAATTACCCCTATATCGCCGGAGTCTGCAGATCCGTCCAATTTAAGAATTACTATTTGTGAACCATTTACTGACACAACTGCCCTGTCAGCGTCAGTGACATTAATTTCAATAGCATTTTCCTCGTTTTCCATCGTTTTTAAGTTATAAAGACGCCCCTGCTCTATCGTTGACCATCCTGAAAAAATACCTGCCTGCCACATATATCTCTGGTGGTACCACCTTGGCGAACTGTCTGAAGGATCCGCATACACAATAAAATAATCATTCGATTTTGGTGCCGATCGTGAATTTGAGCGAAACCTGAAACCATAATCCCAGCCAACGCTATTCGATGTCATGGCATCATAAGGGTTCTTAAAAGTGGCGCTTGTTCGGAAGTTTCTTAAATTCACTTGCGCCCAAAATCCCGCAATACTATTCGTTGAATGAAGTATAGGTATGTCATATGGACCTGCCAGGATATTACTGCCCGACGAAGCCGTAGCTGCTGGTGTAGGTGTCGATGTAGGTACCGGAGTTGGAGTAGGAGTACTTACCTTAAATACAGGTAATTTATCAATGTTCTCACTAATAGTCTCAGAGGCAACTGCAAATCCATGTGCCTCCACTCGGATTCCCTGGCTTTCCACAATACCGTAAGTATTTATACCTACTAC
Above is a window of Dehalococcoidia bacterium DNA encoding:
- a CDS encoding PD-(D/E)XK nuclease family protein, whose protein sequence is MLNLKRNSKGELVPAPGIRTRSSSIYDPSDSKPFNISRSKFSDFLTCPRCFYLDRVKGLASPGTPGWTLNETTDILLKREFDECREAQIAHRSFEKAGLKNIVPFAHSEMDNWRNSLHHGLKYEIPDTNITLSGGIDDIWQDIISEQLIVVDYKSQASSYPVNTEDYLNGTYHQGYKVQMDFYAFLLTKMGFDVAPIAYFYVCNADRLASGFGGKMTFEETLVPYHWDSSWIEPKIYEMLETLNSDTMPDSNVACENCAYSRERAIMEKGLG
- a CDS encoding trypsin-like peptidase domain-containing protein, whose amino-acid sequence is TPAPTVTPTLIPTPTPSLSSIVGQVTPGVIQVIADNSLGSGFVYRYDEITKAIEIITNHHVIEGSSSVSIKNDLGLSLSATVTGADSTKDIALLSACCVSDVEQFKVLPMIDSSELKSGSSVFAIGYPLGVDSTVVTSGIVSRRFFQDSNTRWVIQTDAALNPGNSGGPLLTLDGRVVGINTYGIVESQGIRVEAHGFAVASETISENIDKLPVFKVSTPTPTPVPTSTPTPAATASSGSNILAGPYDIPILHSTNSIAGFWAQVNLRNFRTSATFKNPYDAMTSNSVGWDYGFRFRSNSRSAPKSNDYFIVYADPSDSSPRWYHQRYMWQAGIFSGWSTIEQGRLYNLKTMENEENAIEINVTDADRAVVSVNGSQIVILKLDGSADSGDIGVIHGLYTDNSVQGEVTYVTDFTIWNN